Proteins encoded by one window of Meiothermus sp. CFH 77666:
- a CDS encoding nucleotidyltransferase family protein, with translation MQQFDSRRLQELCERYHVRRLLLFGSHLHGDAGPSSDLDLLVEFAPGKAPGLSFARLQRELESLFGKPVDLHTSKSLSRYFRQEVLAEAKVLHAA, from the coding sequence GTGCAGCAATTTGACTCGAGGCGCCTGCAGGAGCTGTGCGAGCGCTACCATGTTCGGCGCTTATTGCTATTTGGCTCTCACTTGCACGGGGATGCCGGCCCCAGCAGCGACCTAGACCTGCTGGTAGAGTTTGCGCCCGGTAAAGCTCCAGGGCTTAGCTTTGCGCGTTTACAAAGGGAGCTAGAAAGCCTGTTCGGGAAACCGGTGGATCTACACACCTCCAAGAGCCTGAGCCGTTACTTCCGTCAGGAGGTGCTGGCTGAAGCCAAGGTACTTCATGCCGCTTGA
- a CDS encoding HepT-like ribonuclease domain-containing protein, translating to MRDAAQRALEIAQGKSVAELQPEDETALALVRLLEILGEAARMVSGDLKLNHSEVPWREIADTRNRLIHQYFDVDMEIVSAIVQADLPDLLQKIEGILKET from the coding sequence ATGCGCGATGCCGCCCAACGGGCTTTGGAGATAGCACAAGGTAAAAGTGTTGCCGAACTTCAGCCCGAGGATGAGACGGCCCTAGCCCTCGTAAGGCTGCTGGAAATACTGGGTGAAGCAGCGCGTATGGTATCAGGGGATTTGAAGTTGAACCATTCCGAGGTTCCCTGGCGGGAAATTGCCGATACACGAAATCGCTTGATTCACCAGTATTTTGATGTAGACATGGAAATAGTATCAGCCATAGTACAGGCGGATCTACCCGATCTCCTCCAAAAAATCGAGGGTATTTTGAAGGAGACCTGA
- a CDS encoding Ppx/GppA phosphatase family protein — translation MPPTLTELEPPALKPYDGAVQRLGIVDLGSGTARLVVYIYEPGKHFRLVDEIRETVRLGEGLATQGRLTKSGMQRALSALKLYADFAQATDLDELRVYATSASRDAENGAEFMREVRKLGLQVQVLSGEDEARYGVLAVANAFTFEDAWVMDLGGGSAQLSRMEGRRYREGRAYPLGAVRLTEMFLGSNPPKKGEMEDLERFVRKEMKEVLAQVRAHSLPLVAMGGTVRNLAKLAQRRKDYPLDLVHGYYLSREDLEEVVAMLAQRTTEQRRQLEGLQADRADVIVAGGLVYRTVLREGGLEGLWISGQGVREGAFYREFLPPPHLLNDVRGFYVRNLFAHYPQEYGHTARVRHFCRLLFRLLAPLHGYGPAEEQLLDEAALLHDIGMSVGYYDHHKHGEYLIMSAAIPGLTHREQVLLGLLVRYHRKGEPRPGVYRSVLQEGDNKRLLRLATLLRISEYLERSRAGRVEGLEVDLGPKQVRLTLLAPEEPWVEMSETRKQAKLFQQAFGRELLVEWAPRSS, via the coding sequence ATGCCCCCAACCCTGACAGAACTTGAGCCTCCGGCACTAAAGCCCTACGATGGGGCGGTGCAACGGCTGGGCATCGTGGATCTGGGGTCGGGAACGGCGCGACTGGTGGTGTATATCTACGAGCCTGGAAAGCATTTCCGGCTGGTAGACGAGATTCGGGAGACCGTGCGGCTGGGCGAGGGGCTGGCCACCCAGGGCCGCCTGACGAAAAGCGGGATGCAGCGGGCCCTGTCGGCCCTCAAGCTCTATGCCGACTTTGCCCAGGCCACCGACCTGGACGAACTCCGGGTATATGCCACAAGCGCCAGCCGCGACGCCGAAAACGGCGCGGAGTTCATGCGCGAGGTACGCAAGCTGGGGCTTCAGGTACAGGTGCTCTCCGGTGAAGACGAAGCCCGCTACGGGGTGCTGGCGGTGGCGAACGCCTTCACCTTTGAGGACGCCTGGGTGATGGATCTGGGAGGGGGCAGCGCTCAGCTCTCGCGCATGGAGGGCCGACGGTATCGAGAGGGCCGGGCCTACCCGCTTGGAGCAGTGCGGCTCACCGAGATGTTCCTGGGGTCGAACCCTCCCAAGAAGGGCGAGATGGAAGACCTCGAGCGCTTTGTGCGTAAGGAGATGAAGGAGGTTCTGGCTCAGGTGCGTGCACACTCCCTACCCCTGGTGGCGATGGGCGGCACAGTGCGCAACCTGGCCAAGCTGGCCCAGCGGCGCAAGGACTACCCCCTCGACCTGGTGCATGGCTACTACCTCTCGCGGGAGGATCTCGAGGAAGTAGTGGCCATGCTGGCCCAGCGCACCACCGAGCAGCGGCGGCAGCTCGAGGGCCTCCAGGCCGACCGGGCCGACGTGATTGTGGCCGGGGGGCTGGTCTACCGCACGGTGCTGCGCGAAGGGGGGCTGGAGGGCCTGTGGATTTCCGGCCAGGGGGTACGCGAAGGGGCCTTCTACCGCGAGTTTCTGCCGCCCCCTCATCTACTCAACGATGTACGCGGCTTCTACGTGCGTAATCTGTTTGCCCACTACCCCCAGGAATATGGCCACACCGCCCGGGTGCGTCACTTCTGCCGCTTGCTCTTTCGGCTGCTGGCCCCGCTGCACGGCTATGGCCCGGCCGAGGAGCAGCTTCTGGACGAGGCCGCCCTGCTCCACGACATCGGCATGAGCGTGGGCTACTACGACCACCACAAACACGGCGAGTACCTGATTATGAGCGCGGCCATCCCTGGCCTGACCCACCGCGAGCAGGTCTTGCTGGGGCTCCTGGTGCGCTACCACCGCAAGGGCGAACCCCGGCCTGGGGTGTATCGCTCAGTGTTGCAGGAGGGCGACAACAAGCGCTTGCTACGCCTGGCAACGCTCTTGCGGATTAGCGAGTACCTCGAGCGCAGCCGGGCCGGGCGCGTCGAGGGGCTCGAGGTAGACCTCGGCCCCAAACAGGTACGCCTGACCCTGCTGGCCCCCGAAGAGCCCTGGGTAGAGATGTCCGAAACGCGCAAACAGGCCAAGCTATTCCAGCAAGCCTTTGGCCGCGAACTGCTGGTAGAATGGGCACCACGAAGCAGCTAG